Genomic DNA from Streptococcus uberis:
AGCAGATGCAACAAAAGTTGGCATCGGACCTGGTAAAGTATGTATCACAAAAGTTAAAACTGGTTTTGGAACAGGTGGCTGGCAATTAGCTGCTTTACGTTGGTGTGCCAAAGCTGCGCGTAAACCAATAATCGCGGATGGTGGTATTCGCACTCATGGAGATATTGCCAAGTCTATCCGATTTGGTGCAACTATGGTCATGATTGGTTCGCTTTTTGCAGGACATCTTGAAAGTCCTGGTAAACTCGTTGAAATCGATGGTGAAACCTTTAAAGAATACTATGGTTCAGCATCTGAGTATCAAAAGGGAGAACACAAAAATGTTGAAGGTAAAAAAATCTTATTACCAACAAAAGGTCATCTTTCGGATACCTTAACAGAAATGAAACAAGATTTGCAATCCTCAATTTCATATGCGGGAGGAAAAGATTTAGCTGCTCTTCGTCGCGTCGATTACGTTATTGTCAAAAATTCCATCTGGAATGGTGATTCTATCTAAGAAGGTCTTGAATTTTCAGAAATTCGTGATATGATAGTCATAACAAAAATTGAATAAACTACTTATTTATACTGTGAATTGGCGCAGTGTTTCTACAAGACACCGTAATGTCTAACAATAAGTAAGCTAAAAAGCTTGCTTGGTTTTAACCTTGCAAAGCAGGAGGAGTAGTGTCCTCTTGTTTTGTGGCAAGCTTTTTTTGTTTTTAGAAAGAGGTCATCATGAAATTACTTGAAGAACGTATTTTAAAAGATGGTAACGTTCTAGGCGAAAACATTTTAAAGGTTGATAGTTTTCTAACACATCAAGTGGATTATCACTTGATGCGTGACATTGGTAAAGTTTTTGCTGAATCATACGCGGATGCTGGTATCACGAAGGTTGTGACAATCGAAGCATCTGGTATTGCTCCAGCCGTTTATGTCGCGGAAGCTTTAAAAGTCCCTATGATCTTTGCAAAGAAACATAAAAATATCACCATGACCGAAGGTATTTTAACTGCGGAGGTATACTCATTTACTAAACAGGTAACCAGCACGGTTTCTATTGCAAGTAAATTTTTGAGTAAAGATGATAAAGTCTTAATTATTGATGACTTTTTAGCTAATGGTCAAGCCGCAAAAGGCCTAATTGAAATTATTCAACAAGCGGGTGCCAGTGTTGAAGGTGTTGGCATTGTGATTGAAAAGTCATTTCAAGATGGTCGTCAATTACTTGAAAATATGGGAGTTAAGGTTACTTCTCTAGCACGTATCAAAAATTTTGAAAATGGAAGATTAAACTTTATGGAGGCCGACGCATAATGCAAACGGAAACACAACATTCACATTCACAATCAGCGATTTTAGGATTACAACATTTATTATCAATGTATGCTGGTTCTATTCTAGTTCCCATCATGATTGCTGGAGCTTTAGGTTACTCTGCTAAAGAATTGACTTATTTGATTTCAACAGATATTTTCATGTGTGGCCTTGCAACTTTTTTACAGTTGCAATTTAATAAGTACTTTGGAGTGGGACTACCTGTCGTTCTTGGTTGTGCTTTTCAATCAGTGGCACCTCTATCAATTATTGGGGCTAAACAAGGTTCTGGTGCTATGTTTGGTGCCTTGATTGCCTCAGGTCTTTTTGTCATTCTTATCGCAGGCGTTTTTTCAAAAATTGCGCGTTTCTTCCCAGCAATTGTAACAGGTTCGGTTATTACAACCATTGGTCTTTCATTAATTCCAGTTGCAATGGGAAATATGGGCAATAATACACCAAAACCAACAGGTCAAAGCCTTATTTTAGCCTTTTTAACTATTTTTATTATTTTGGCTATTCAAAAATTTGCGACTGGCTTTATCAAATCAATTGCTATCTTAATTGGCTTAATTGCCGGAACTCTGGTTGCAGCCTTGATGGGACTTGTTGATACTTCAGCTGTTTCTAGTGCCCCATGGGTCCATGTACCAACACCATTTTACTTTGGAGCACCAAAATTTGAAATTACTTCAATTGTTATGATGTGTATTATTGCAATTGTTTC
This window encodes:
- a CDS encoding xanthine phosphoribosyltransferase — its product is MKLLEERILKDGNVLGENILKVDSFLTHQVDYHLMRDIGKVFAESYADAGITKVVTIEASGIAPAVYVAEALKVPMIFAKKHKNITMTEGILTAEVYSFTKQVTSTVSIASKFLSKDDKVLIIDDFLANGQAAKGLIEIIQQAGASVEGVGIVIEKSFQDGRQLLENMGVKVTSLARIKNFENGRLNFMEADA
- a CDS encoding nucleobase:cation symporter-2 family protein; the encoded protein is MQTETQHSHSQSAILGLQHLLSMYAGSILVPIMIAGALGYSAKELTYLISTDIFMCGLATFLQLQFNKYFGVGLPVVLGCAFQSVAPLSIIGAKQGSGAMFGALIASGLFVILIAGVFSKIARFFPAIVTGSVITTIGLSLIPVAMGNMGNNTPKPTGQSLILAFLTIFIILAIQKFATGFIKSIAILIGLIAGTLVAALMGLVDTSAVSSAPWVHVPTPFYFGAPKFEITSIVMMCIIAIVSMVESTGVYLALSDITDETLDSNRLRNGYRAEGLAVLLGGIFNTFPYTGFSQNVGLVRLSGIKTRRPIYYTAAFLVVIGLLPKFGALAQMIPSPVLGGAMLVLFGMVALQGMQMLNRVDFQGNEHNFIIAAVSISAGVGFNGTNLFASLPSTANMFLTNGIVIATVTAVLLNLIFNGNTKEN
- the guaC gene encoding GMP reductase: MFNDMPVFDYEDIQLIPNKCIINSRSEADTSVQLGKYSFKLPVIPANMQTIIDETIAEQLAKDGYFYIMHRFDEESRKPFIKRMHEQNLIASISVGVKEYEYDFVTSLKEDAPEFVTIDIAHGHANSVIKMIQHIKKELPETFVIAGNVGTPEAVRELENAGADATKVGIGPGKVCITKVKTGFGTGGWQLAALRWCAKAARKPIIADGGIRTHGDIAKSIRFGATMVMIGSLFAGHLESPGKLVEIDGETFKEYYGSASEYQKGEHKNVEGKKILLPTKGHLSDTLTEMKQDLQSSISYAGGKDLAALRRVDYVIVKNSIWNGDSI